The following DNA comes from Pseudomonas sp. Tri1.
AATTTACACGCGACATCGGCCAACGATTCGCGCAACCTGTCGCGCCATTGCCACCAGCCATCGCGGAACACTCCATGACCCCCAACGCCGAATTCTATAAACCCACCGCCGAATACGCCGACAAACTGATCAGCCAGATCGGCCAGACACCTTCTTGGATCGCCAAGCGAATCGGCGTCACCGACAAGCGGATTCGCTACATTCTCGACGGCGAACGCACCGTCAAGGGCGAAACTACGCCGATCCAGATGACCTACACCGAACAGTTCGCCCTCGAATGCCTTGCGGCTGCGGCCAAGGCCGCCAAGAAACAGTCTGCATCCCCCAAGGAGTGATCATGGCGGCAACCGAACAGCAGCACGAACGGGCCCTGGAAAAATTTCTCGACGAACGCCCCGAACTGCGCGTCGAACTGGACCACCTCAACCCGCTGCTGGCCCAGGCCAAGGGCGAGACTGCCGCGCAGTACCGCGCAGAGCGGCTGCATGAAGCGTTCGAAGCCGAGGCCGAGCGCCTGGGCCTGTTCGCCTGGGAACTGACCCTGCAACTGACCGCCGCCTCGCCCGAGGAGTACCAGGCCCAGCGCCTGGAAGTGCACAGGGAAGTGGCGGAGATGGCGGGGATGGAGTGGGCCGATTACTGCGAGTTGAATGGCCTCGAAAACCAACGCTGAACACATCCCCTCGCCACAAAGTGTTCACCCCATTTGTCGAAC
Coding sequences within:
- a CDS encoding DUF6388 family protein, which codes for MAATEQQHERALEKFLDERPELRVELDHLNPLLAQAKGETAAQYRAERLHEAFEAEAERLGLFAWELTLQLTAASPEEYQAQRLEVHREVAEMAGMEWADYCELNGLENQR